A window of Oryza glaberrima chromosome 2, OglaRS2, whole genome shotgun sequence genomic DNA:
GTAGTTCTGAAAGCAAAATTGAAAGCTCTGGGAAATTTACaacactttttcctttttcaaaatATCTTCACTTGGCAAACATTACCTCAGCTCATCTATCTCCATTAACATTTTTCAGGAGATTGAAGCTagcatcatatcatatcatacaCTGCACTCTGCACGAAAACTGCTACGCACACTACCTCAAAAACCCAAACCTCTATACTACGATTGCACACTAACATTCGTACACACTACGCGTCTACACATCCATCCCTTCTACGGCCTCCTTGACCACGACGAAGTCgtccatctccttctcctcgccggcgccgccgtccttggcagcggcgggcgccaccaccacggcggccgTGCCGGCGGGCTGCTTGTACTCGTGGCGCCTCGCGAACACGAGGAACACGGCGAAGTTGGCCACCCCGAGCACGGCCAGCATCCAGTAGAAGAGGTCCAGCCTGCCGGCGTCGAGGTCGTTCCGTATCCACGCCCCCCgcgtggcggcgtcgacggcgaagaCGAGGAAGCTGCTGAGGAAGAACCCCATGGACAGCGTCACCAGGAAGAGCCCCGTGCTCATCGACTTCATCCGCTCCGGCGCCTCGCGGATGAAGAACTCCAGCTGCCCGACGTACGCgaacgcctcgccggcgcccacCAGGAAGAACTGCGGCACCAGCCAGAACGCGCTgatcatgccgccgccgccgccgtcgttggcgGCGTCGCGCCGCTTCTTCTCGACGAGCGCGGAGGTGgccatggcgacggtggcgaggacGAGGCCCGCGCCGACGCGCTGGAGCGAGGTGAGGCCCTGGGGGCGGCGGGTGAGGCGGCGGGCCGCCGGCACGAGGACGCGCTCGTTGAGggaggtgaagaggaggatggagaggaagaggaagacggAGAGGGAGCCCGCCGGGATGGCGAACCCGCCGGGGGCGGCGCCCGGGCGGAGGTGGCGGTCCATGCGGGTGGCCTGCTCGACGGAGAAGGTGGTCATCTGGGAGTACACCGTCCAGAAGAGGATGCAGGTCGACCAGATGGGCAGCAGCTTCACCACCAtcttcacctcctccacctccgtcaccgtcgccgccggcgccgcagaTGTCTGGTTCGTCTTCGCCGGCGACGCTGCCAGGTCCGCCTCCATGATGGCCGCCCTGTCCAGGCACCTGCATGGCAAAAACCCAGTCAGCAACGTATGTACGGATCCAAGTATCTAACAAG
This region includes:
- the LOC127764768 gene encoding protein NRT1/ PTR FAMILY 6.4-like, whose protein sequence is MVAAGGGHGGGADDGMVVDYRGNPVDKSKTGGWLGAGLILGTELAERVCVMGISMNLVTYLVGDLHLSNAKSANIVTNFMGTLNLLALVGGFLADAKLGRYLTIAISATIAATGVSLLTVDTMVPGMRPPPCADARGAGAHLRCEPARGGQLAMLYAALYTVAAGAGGLKANVSGFGSDQFDGGDPREERAMVFFFNRFYFCISLGSLFAVTVLVYVQDNVGRGWGYGVSAVAMVLAVAVLVAGTPKYRYRRPEGSPLTVIGRVLATAWRKRRLPLPADAGELHGYHTSKVAYTDRLRCLDRAAIMEADLAASPAKTNQTSAAPAATVTEVEEVKMVVKLLPIWSTCILFWTVYSQMTTFSVEQATRMDRHLRPGAAPGGFAIPAGSLSVFLFLSILLFTSLNERVLVPAARRLTRRPQGLTSLQRVGAGLVLATVAMATSALVEKKRRDAANDGGGGGMISAFWLVPQFFLVGAGEAFAYVGQLEFFIREAPERMKSMSTGLFLVTLSMGFFLSSFLVFAVDAATRGAWIRNDLDAGRLDLFYWMLAVLGVANFAVFLVFARRHEYKQPAGTAAVVVAPAAAKDGGAGEEKEMDDFVVVKEAVEGMDV